A window of Coriobacteriia bacterium genomic DNA:
GGACCCGGCCGTGGCCGACGAGTGGATCGTGACGATCGGCGGCGAGGTCGAGAACCCCATCGAGATGAGCGTCTCCGAGCTCAAGGAGAAGTTCGGCACGACGACCCACACGGCCAAGCAGGTCTGCATCGCCAACGGCACCGGCGGCCCCTGGATCTTCCAGGCCGAGTTCACCGGCGTTCCCATGCAGGCCATCATCGACTATGTCAAGCCGGCCGACTCCGTGACGAGCCTCAAGTGCACGACCGAGGACGGCTACAACCTCGTGTCGCCCGCCTTCGACCTCGTGAACGTCGAGGACTGCCTGCTCGTGACCGAGATCAACGGCGAGCCGCTGCCCGTGACGCAGGGCTACCCGCTGACGCTCATCGTGCCGCGCGGCTCTGCAGCCACGTACATGAAGGCCATCCAGACGATCGACTTCATCACGAAGGAGAACTTCGTCCTCAACAGCGAGTCGAGCCCCATCATCGACCC
This region includes:
- a CDS encoding molybdopterin-dependent oxidoreductase — encoded protein: DPAVADEWIVTIGGEVENPIEMSVSELKEKFGTTTHTAKQVCIANGTGGPWIFQAEFTGVPMQAIIDYVKPADSVTSLKCTTEDGYNLVSPAFDLVNVEDCLLVTEINGEPLPVTQGYPLTLIVPRGSAATYMKAIQTIDFITKENFVLNSESSPIIDPWTGTYDGKPNAGVLNYPDGKVFQNGEPVHLEGFADAFDAPITKIQYSLDGGQSWLEMETPDNDPTCWTYWRMDFTPENPGAYLLKIRTTCMLPDGSELVCGRDTNFLFTVE